In a genomic window of Temperatibacter marinus:
- a CDS encoding DUF448 domain-containing protein — protein MKEKRDKSPERKCILSGDVMDKDLMIRFVLSPENLLTPDLAAKLPGRGVWIKTDRSLIEEAIDKKTILKAVARSLKTQVTPQMLPEALLVLLENLLKKRVLDRLGIEQRAGHVVTGFDKIKAALGKKSKPVYLFQANDAGEDGRKKIKFSVQGYTDTPVAECDIFTRDDLSSALGRDNAVHVLLLKGAALGKLEADLSRLNGIAGLVEE, from the coding sequence GTGAAAGAGAAACGGGATAAATCCCCAGAGAGAAAGTGTATCTTATCTGGGGACGTGATGGACAAGGATTTAATGATCCGATTTGTTCTGTCTCCTGAAAATCTTTTAACGCCTGACCTTGCGGCAAAACTCCCAGGAAGAGGGGTTTGGATAAAGACAGATCGCTCCCTCATCGAGGAAGCGATTGACAAAAAAACAATACTAAAGGCGGTTGCACGGTCCCTAAAGACCCAAGTAACCCCCCAGATGCTTCCAGAGGCACTGCTCGTTCTTTTGGAAAATCTTCTTAAAAAGAGGGTGCTGGATCGTCTTGGTATAGAACAAAGGGCGGGTCATGTTGTGACAGGCTTTGATAAAATCAAAGCAGCGCTCGGTAAGAAAAGTAAGCCAGTTTATCTGTTTCAGGCAAATGATGCAGGAGAAGATGGGCGGAAAAAGATTAAGTTCAGTGTGCAAGGGTACACTGATACGCCAGTAGCAGAGTGTGATATATTTACACGTGACGATTTGTCCTCTGCGCTGGGAAGAGATAATGCAGTGCATGTTCTTTTGCTAAAAGGGGCAGCACTTGGTAAACTAGAAGCGGATTTGAGCCGTTTGAATGGAATCGCAGGATTGGTGGAAGAGTAA
- the rbfA gene encoding 30S ribosome-binding factor RbfA, translating to MRNERERKGGGGLRLLRVGENIRHSLSSFLSRGDVSVESLSSASITVSEVRVSPDLRNATIFYMPLGGRDLEAVATGLKEAAPEMRKHLSKTVHMKYIPNLKFKLDESFDEASHIDGLLRNPKVQRDLKSSDLSENGGSPESTDSPEISGSGE from the coding sequence ATGAGAAATGAGCGTGAAAGAAAAGGGGGAGGCGGGCTCCGCCTTTTAAGAGTGGGGGAAAATATCCGTCACAGCCTTTCTTCTTTTCTAAGCCGGGGTGATGTATCCGTTGAGAGTTTATCCTCTGCTTCTATCACTGTCTCTGAAGTGCGTGTTAGCCCTGATCTTAGAAATGCGACGATTTTCTACATGCCACTAGGGGGGCGTGACTTAGAAGCTGTTGCTACAGGATTGAAAGAGGCGGCGCCAGAGATGCGTAAACATCTCTCAAAAACGGTTCATATGAAATATATCCCAAATTTGAAATTCAAATTGGATGAAAGCTTTGATGAGGCTTCCCACATTGATGGATTGCTGCGCAATCCAAAAGTTCAAAGGGACCTAAAGTCATCAGATCTTTCTGAAAACGGAGGGTCTCCTGAAAGTACAGATTCTCCTGAGATTTCAGGTTCTGGCGAGTAG
- the truB gene encoding tRNA pseudouridine(55) synthase TruB, with translation MGRKRKGEKLDGWIIIDKALNLSSSQVVGKVRWLTKAQKAGHAGTLDPLATGVLPIGLGEATKTMPFIVDASKTYEFKMKWGSSTTTDDLEGEVVDVSDVFPSKAELEAQLPIFTGLISQTPPIYSAIKVDGKRAYDLARAGEEVVLKSRLVQIDSIQILCHDSDSLETHLRVECGKGTYIRSLARDIAEKCSSRAHVSYLRRTRVGPFQEKDAISLEKLEELSHSAPAQSLLLSLMTALDDIPVVAVSGSEAEDLSFGRQIKGELLQGAESVQGTVILVFDNRPVAIAETIETGFQPLRVFNM, from the coding sequence ATGGGAAGAAAGCGCAAGGGTGAAAAGCTCGACGGTTGGATTATTATCGATAAAGCGCTGAACCTATCCAGTAGCCAGGTCGTTGGAAAAGTTCGCTGGTTAACCAAAGCTCAAAAAGCCGGACATGCAGGGACGTTAGACCCGCTTGCAACAGGTGTGCTGCCCATCGGACTTGGGGAAGCAACAAAAACGATGCCCTTCATCGTTGATGCCTCAAAAACATATGAGTTTAAAATGAAGTGGGGATCTTCCACCACGACCGATGATCTTGAGGGCGAGGTTGTTGATGTCAGCGATGTCTTTCCTTCAAAAGCCGAGCTAGAAGCTCAGTTGCCTATTTTTACAGGTCTTATAAGTCAGACACCTCCCATCTATAGTGCAATTAAAGTAGATGGCAAAAGAGCCTATGATCTAGCACGGGCAGGGGAAGAGGTCGTCCTCAAAAGCCGTCTGGTTCAAATCGATTCGATACAAATCCTTTGTCATGATAGTGATTCGCTTGAAACACACCTGCGTGTTGAATGCGGAAAAGGAACATATATAAGGTCACTTGCGCGGGATATTGCTGAGAAATGCAGCTCTAGAGCGCATGTTTCTTATTTGCGGCGAACACGTGTGGGCCCTTTTCAGGAAAAAGATGCGATTTCGCTGGAAAAACTAGAAGAATTAAGCCATAGTGCGCCGGCTCAGAGCCTTCTGCTCTCGCTTATGACTGCACTGGACGACATCCCGGTGGTAGCCGTAAGTGGAAGTGAAGCGGAAGATTTATCTTTTGGTCGTCAGATCAAAGGAGAATTGCTTCAAGGTGCTGAGAGCGTGCAGGGCACAGTGATTTTGGTTTTTGATAACCGTCCAGTAGCAATTGCTGAGACAATCGAAACCGGGTTTCAGCCTCTGCGTGTCTTCAATATGTAA
- the infB gene encoding translation initiation factor IF-2: MSDDKKLTLTPKLGVGKGVETGQVRQSFSHGRSKAVVVERKKKRVLKNAPGTTAPAGESKSSGQSKPAGFQPKKRSNPGGLSDTEMEKRALVLEQAKKDAERKAEEAKKQAALDAERKKLEEAEAAKRSVEEQAERKAAEAAQKKAEEEARVKAEKESAKRTEAEAAAREKEEDEAKKKSELEARAVQLRKASEARKADMSAAATATEGDEKRRGKQKRTKDKRKTEENRRGAGRGNNDRRGGKLTIAKATSGDEGGRQRSIAAMKRAQAKAKRQQGDQQEAKKQSREITIPEVITVQELANRMAEKGVALVKVLMGMGVMATINEVLDQDTAQLVVEEFGHKPKRVLDSDVEIGISGAEDDETDLASRAPVVTVMGHVDHGKTSLLDALRKANVVSGEAGGITQHIGAYQVEVSGQKITFLDTPGHAAFTEMRARGASVTDICIVVVAADDGVMPQTKEAIAHAKAAGVPLIIAINKMDREGANPDRVRQELLQEEVVVESFSGDVQEVEISALTGLGLDNLKEQILLQAELLELKANPSRAANGVVVEAKLDKGRGSVTTTLIQKGTVKIGDIFVAGAEWGRVRALVNDKGQQVKEAGPSVPVEVLGAGGVPSAGDDFAVVSNEARAREIVDYRQEQIKKKRALAAAGPKTMEAMFTQLKESGETQSFQVVLKADVQGSVEAITAALEKAGNDDIACRVLHGAVGGITESDITLANASDAMVIGFNVRPNKQARESAESLGTAMKFYSVIYDLIDDVKAAMAGQLGPEFKENVIGSAEILDVFTAGKKGKAAGCRVLEGNIRNDLKARILRDGVIVYEGQIENLRRFKDDVKKVESGQECGLTFEDFHEMRAGDELQVYELEEVERKL, encoded by the coding sequence ATGAGTGACGATAAGAAGCTGACATTAACACCAAAATTAGGTGTCGGAAAAGGCGTTGAAACTGGCCAAGTCCGTCAGAGCTTTAGTCATGGTCGCAGTAAGGCGGTTGTGGTAGAACGGAAAAAGAAACGCGTTCTTAAAAATGCGCCGGGTACAACGGCTCCAGCGGGAGAGAGTAAATCCTCTGGTCAGTCTAAGCCTGCAGGGTTTCAGCCTAAAAAGCGATCAAATCCAGGAGGGCTTTCCGATACAGAGATGGAAAAGCGTGCACTGGTTTTAGAGCAAGCTAAAAAGGATGCCGAGCGCAAGGCTGAAGAGGCGAAGAAGCAGGCTGCTCTTGATGCAGAGCGTAAAAAGCTTGAAGAGGCCGAAGCCGCAAAGCGCAGCGTAGAAGAACAAGCTGAGCGGAAAGCCGCTGAAGCTGCTCAGAAGAAAGCTGAAGAAGAAGCGCGTGTTAAAGCTGAGAAAGAATCGGCAAAGCGCACTGAGGCTGAAGCTGCTGCACGCGAAAAAGAAGAAGATGAAGCGAAGAAAAAGTCAGAGCTTGAAGCGCGCGCTGTGCAACTTAGAAAAGCCTCTGAAGCGCGTAAGGCTGATATGAGTGCCGCTGCCACTGCTACAGAAGGCGATGAAAAACGCCGTGGTAAGCAAAAGAGAACCAAAGACAAACGTAAAACTGAAGAAAACCGTCGTGGAGCTGGTCGTGGAAATAATGACCGTCGCGGAGGAAAACTTACAATTGCGAAAGCAACTTCTGGTGATGAGGGCGGTCGTCAACGCTCAATTGCGGCGATGAAACGGGCGCAAGCAAAAGCAAAACGCCAGCAAGGGGATCAACAAGAAGCTAAGAAACAGAGCCGTGAAATTACAATTCCTGAAGTGATTACAGTTCAAGAATTGGCAAACCGAATGGCTGAAAAAGGCGTTGCCTTAGTTAAAGTCCTTATGGGTATGGGTGTTATGGCCACTATTAATGAGGTTCTTGATCAAGATACTGCCCAATTGGTGGTTGAAGAATTTGGCCATAAGCCAAAACGTGTTCTTGATTCTGATGTTGAGATTGGTATCTCTGGGGCTGAAGATGATGAAACAGATCTAGCATCTCGTGCACCAGTTGTCACAGTGATGGGTCACGTTGATCATGGTAAAACATCCCTCTTGGATGCTCTTCGTAAGGCGAATGTTGTGTCAGGTGAAGCTGGTGGTATTACTCAGCATATTGGTGCCTATCAAGTCGAAGTTTCGGGTCAGAAAATTACTTTCTTAGATACACCAGGTCACGCAGCCTTTACGGAAATGCGTGCACGCGGTGCATCTGTTACAGATATTTGTATTGTCGTTGTTGCAGCAGATGACGGCGTTATGCCTCAAACAAAAGAAGCAATTGCACATGCAAAAGCTGCGGGTGTTCCTTTGATTATCGCCATCAATAAAATGGATCGCGAGGGCGCTAACCCTGATCGTGTGAGACAAGAGCTTCTTCAGGAAGAAGTTGTCGTAGAAAGCTTCTCTGGGGATGTTCAGGAAGTTGAAATTTCAGCCCTAACAGGTTTGGGCCTAGATAATTTGAAAGAACAAATTCTTTTACAAGCTGAACTTCTGGAGTTGAAAGCAAACCCAAGTCGTGCTGCAAACGGTGTGGTTGTTGAAGCCAAGTTGGATAAAGGTCGTGGTTCTGTAACAACCACTCTTATTCAAAAAGGGACAGTGAAAATTGGTGATATCTTTGTTGCTGGTGCTGAATGGGGCCGCGTGAGAGCGTTGGTCAACGATAAAGGACAGCAAGTGAAAGAAGCTGGACCGTCTGTGCCTGTTGAGGTTCTCGGTGCTGGTGGCGTTCCTTCTGCAGGAGATGACTTTGCTGTTGTTTCTAACGAGGCAAGAGCCCGTGAGATTGTTGATTATCGTCAAGAGCAGATCAAAAAGAAAAGAGCCTTGGCAGCTGCCGGTCCAAAAACAATGGAAGCAATGTTTACTCAGCTTAAAGAATCTGGAGAAACACAATCTTTCCAAGTGGTCTTGAAGGCAGATGTTCAAGGGTCAGTTGAAGCAATTACAGCGGCTCTTGAAAAAGCAGGGAATGACGACATTGCTTGTCGTGTCCTACACGGGGCTGTCGGTGGTATTACTGAATCTGACATTACTTTGGCGAATGCTTCAGATGCTATGGTTATAGGCTTTAATGTGCGTCCGAATAAGCAAGCCCGTGAAAGTGCGGAAAGTTTAGGAACTGCTATGAAGTTCTATAGCGTCATTTATGATTTGATCGATGATGTGAAGGCGGCAATGGCTGGCCAACTTGGTCCAGAATTTAAAGAGAATGTAATTGGCTCTGCTGAAATTCTAGATGTCTTTACGGCCGGCAAAAAAGGCAAGGCTGCAGGGTGTCGTGTTCTTGAAGGTAATATTAGGAACGACCTTAAGGCGCGCATTCTTCGGGACGGCGTCATTGTCTATGAAGGTCAAATTGAAAACCTTCGTCGTTTCAAAGACGATGTTAAGAAGGTTGAAAGTGGCCAAGAGTGTGGTCTTACTTTTGAGGACTTCCATGAGATGCGTGCTGGCGATGAACTGCAAGTTTATGAGCTGGAAGAAGTTGAAAGAAAGCTATAA
- the rpsO gene encoding 30S ribosomal protein S15 yields the protein MSITAERKAEVIKEYAVKEGDTGSPEVQVAILTDRIVTLTDHFKSHKKDNHSRRGLLKMVNSRRSLLDYLKKKDEARYQSLIKRLGLRK from the coding sequence ATGTCGATTACTGCTGAGCGTAAAGCTGAAGTTATTAAAGAGTATGCTGTAAAAGAAGGTGACACAGGATCACCAGAAGTACAGGTTGCTATTCTGACAGATCGTATTGTTACACTGACAGATCACTTCAAGTCTCACAAAAAAGATAACCACTCTCGTCGTGGTCTTCTGAAAATGGTTAACTCGCGCCGTAGCTTGCTTGATTATTTGAAGAAAAAAGACGAAGCACGTTACCAGAGCCTTATTAAGCGTCTGGGTCTACGTAAGTAA